In a genomic window of Glycine max cultivar Williams 82 chromosome 13, Glycine_max_v4.0, whole genome shotgun sequence:
- the LOC100806859 gene encoding O-fucosyltransferase 8 yields MGKQGSHKSLRPEFQGWHSKTLLLHGLKSDSSKCSYCRGLYVGKKHIRAIVVMFGLLGCLFLLDSLIISYFEFTNLQPSTASNNSIVFQGRDSYIYSKRSPVYMYERLLNLASSALAEKEFKQESSNLWVETFRQASLWKPCSERKTQTNPRKPVQNNGYILVSANGGLNQQRVAICNAVAVASLLNATLVIPKFLYSNVWKDPSQFGDIYQEEYFMNILKDDIKIEKELPPHMKSLDVEAIGSQITDADLAKEATPADYIKVVLPLLLRNGVVHFLGYGNRLGFDPMPSEIQRLRCKCNFHALKFAPTIQQIGSLLIQRIRKYGARRSMLDTQLLGKFIRNNEYHEAKRGSAKYLALHLRFEIDMVAYSLCEFGGGEDERKELQAYRERHFPLFLERLKKNSTSISPKHLRKLGRCPLTPEEAALVLAGLGFKRETYIYLAGSHIYGGNSRMEPFTSLYPNVITKETLLTYNELEPFRNFSSQLAALDFIACASADVFAMTDSGSQLSSLVSGFRTYYGGDHAPTLRPNKTRLAAILRENDTIRWNRFEVRVNKMIRESQKAGIRSYGRSIYRNPRCPECMCKHH; encoded by the exons ATGGGGAAACAAGGGTCTCATAAAAGTCTGCGTCCAGAGTTTCAGGGTTGGCATTCCAAAACTTTGTTGCTTCATGGCCTGAAAAGTGATTCTTCAAAATGCAGTTACTGTAGGGGGCTCTATGTAGGGAAAAAGCACATCAGGGCCATTGTTGTGATGTTTGGATTGTTGGGTTGCCTTTTTCTTCTTGACTCTCTTATCATCTCTTATTTTGAGTTCACAAATCTTCAACCCAGTACAGCCTCAAATAATTCAATTGTGTTTCAG GGTAGAGATTCCTACATCTACAGCAAACGATCGCCAGTATATATGTATGAACGGCTTCTAAACTTGGCTTCCAGTGCTCTTGCAGAG AAGGAGTTCAAGCAAGAGTCATCCAATTTATGGGTGGAAACATTTCGGCAGGCATCTTTATGGAAACCTTGTTCAGAAAGAAAAACTCAAACCAATCCCA GGAAGCCTGTGCAAAATAATGGCTACATCTTAGTCAGTGCAAATGGAGGTCTTAATCAACAACGAGTTGCT ATTTGCAATGCTGTTGCTGTGGCATCTCTCCTTAATGCAACCTTAGTTATTCCAAAGTTTCTTTACAGCAACGTATGGAAGGATCCAAG ccAGTTTGGAGATATATACCAGGAGGAGTATTTCATGAATATCTTGAAGGATGACATCAAGATTGAGAAGGAACTTCCACCTCATATGAAATCTCTGGATGTAGAAGCAATTGGCAGCCAG ATTACAGATGCAGATCTTGCCAAGGAGGCCACACCTGCAGACTATATTAAAGTTGTGCTTCCTCTTCTTTTGAGAAATGGAGTTGTTCACTTCCTGGGATATGGAAATCGACTAGGTTTTGATCCAATGCCTTCTGAAATTCAG AGGTTAAGATGCAAATGTAATTTCCATGCTTTGAAGTTCGCGCCTACAATTCAACAAATTGGCTCGCTATTGATCCAAAGGATTAGAAAATATGGTGCTCGACGCAGCATGTTAGACACTCAATTGCTGGGGAAGTTCATCCGCAACAATGAATATCATGAAGCTAAAAGGGGCTCAGCAAAATATCTTGCTTTGCACCTGAGGTTTGAAATAGATATGGTGGCCTATTCCTTATGTGAATTTGGAGGTGGAGAAGACGAGAGAAAGGAACTACAAGCCTATAGAGAACGCCATTTCCCTTTGTTTCTTGAGCGCTTGAAGAAGAATTCAAC CTCTATTTCTCCAAAGCATTTGAGAAAATTGGGAAGATGTCCGTTGACACCAGAAGAAGCAGCACTTGTTCTAGCAGGTCTTGGTTTCAAACGCGAAACTTACATTTACTTGGCTGGTTCTCATATTTATGGGGGAAACTCAAGAATGGAACCCTTCACCAGCCTTTATCCCAATGTGATCACAAAGGAAACCCTGCTTACATACAATGAACTGGAACCTTTCAGGAATTTTTCTTCTCAG TTGGCTGCTTTGGATTTCATTGCATGTGCAAGTGCTGATGTATTTGCTATGACTGACTCTGGTAGCCAACTTTCATCATTGGTATCTGGATTCAGAACCTACTATGGTGGTGATCATGCTCCTACATTGCGGCCAAACAAGACGAGGCTAGCCGCAATTTTGAGGGAGAATGACACCATAAGATGGAACAGGTTTGAAGTCAGAGTAAATAAGATGATTCGGGAATCTCAGAAGGCTGGCATTAGGAGTTATGGCCGAAGCATTTATAGAAATCCCAGGTGCCCTGAGTGCATGTGCAAACACCATTAG
- the LOC100810610 gene encoding probable LRR receptor-like serine/threonine-protein kinase At5g45780 isoform X2, protein MEDVKVVAWLISLFLWNWVLVVDGTDSLLSPKGVNYEVAALMSMKSKMNDELHVMDGWDINSVDPCTWNMVGCSAEGYVISLEMASAGLSGTISSGIGNLSHLKTLLLQNNQLSGPIPTEIGRLLELQTLDLSGNQLDGEIPNSLGFLTHLSYLRLSKNKLSGQIPQLVANLTGLSFLDLSFNNLSGPTPKILAKGYSISGNNFLCTSSSQICMGFSKPVNDTGSSQTSGSHHQRVLAVVIGFSCAFVISLVLLVFWLHWYRSHILYTSYVEQDCEFDIGHLKRFSFRELQIATGNFNSKNILGQGGFGVVYKGCLANKMLVAVKRLKDPNYTGEVQFQTEVEMIGLAVHRNLLRLYGFCMTPDERLLVYPYMPNGSVADRLRETCRERPSLDWNRRMRVALGAARGLLYLHEQCNPKIIHRDVKAANILLDESFEAVVGDFGLAKLLDQRDSHVTTAVRGTVGHIAPEYLSTGQSSEKTDVFGFGILLLELITGHRALDAGNAQVQKGMILDWVRTLFEEKRLEVLVDRDLRGCFDPVELEKAVELSLQCAQSLPTLRPKMSEALKILEGLVGQSVRPEESQGGTNLYDERTCSFSQNYSDVHEEPSFIIEAIELSGPR, encoded by the exons ATGGAAGATGTCAAAGTTGTTGCTTGGCTCATTTCACTTTTTCTGTGGAATTGGGTGCTTGTTGTTGATGGCACTGATagccttctctctccaaagggTGTCAACTATGAAG TGGCCGCTTTGATGTCCATGAAGAGTAAAATGAATGATGAGTTGCATGTCATGGATGGTTGGGATATTAATTCGGTTGATCCTTGTACTTGGAACATGGTTGGTTGCTCTGCCGAAGGTTATGTTATTTCCCT GGAAATGGCCAGTGCGGGTTTATCTGGAACGATTTCCTCAGGAATTGGAAATTTGAGCCATCTCAAAACATT GTTATTGCAGAACAATCAGTTATCTGGTCCTATCCCGACTGAGATAGGGAGGTTGTTAGAGCTTCAAACCCTTGACCTTTCTGGTAACCAGCTTGATGGAGAAATTCCtaattctttgggctttttgacTCATCTTAGTTACTT GCGGCTCAGCAAAAATAAACTATCTGGACAGATTCCTCAGCTTGTTGCTAATCTCACAGGCCTTTCATTCTT GGATTTGTCATTCAATAATCTCAGTGGTCCCACTCCAAAAATTTTAGCAAAAGGTTATAG TATTTCAGGAAACAATTTCCTCTGCACCTCTTCCTCACAAATTTGTATGGGCTTTTCAAAACCAGTAAATG ATACAGGGTCATCTCAGACGAGTGGCAGTCATCACCAAAGGGTGCTTGCTGTTGTTATTGGCTTTAGTTGCGCATTTGTAATTTCATTGGTGCTTCTTGTCTTTTGGTTGCATTGGTACAGATCACACATCCTCTACACATCTTATG TGGAGCAAGATTGTGAATTTGATATTGGCCATTTGAAGAGGTTCTCCTTCCGGGAATTGCAAATTGCTActggaaatttcaattcaaaaaatatCCTAGGACAAGGTGGTTTTGGTGTTGTCTACAAAGGATGCCTTGCAAACAAAATGTTGGTGGCAGTAAAGAGGCTGAAAGATCCCAATTACACTGGAGAAGTGCAGTTTCAAACGGAAGTTGAGATGATTGGCTTGGCTGTGCATCGGAACCTCTTGCGTCTTTATGGATTCTGTATGACACCAGATGAAAGGTTACTTGTTTATCCTTACATGCCCAACGGCAGTGTTGCTGATCGCTTGAGAG AGACTTGCCGTGAAAGGCCATCGTTGGACTGGAACAGGAGGATGCGTGTTGCTCTTGGGGCTGCGCGTGGGCTCCTATATTTGCATGAACAATGCAATCCAAAAATAATCCACAGGGATGTTAAGGCTGCAAACATTTTGTTAGATGAAAGTTTTGAAGCTGTGGTGGGGGATTTTGGTCTTGCTAAGCTCTTAGATCAAAGGGATTCACATGTAACTACTGCAGTGCGGGGTACTGTAGGGCACATTGCCCCAGAATATCTCTCAACTGGACAGTCTTCTGAAAAAACAGATGTTTTTGGATTTGGCATATTACTTTTGGAGCTCATAACAGGACACAGGGCACTGGATGCTGGAAATGCTCAGGTCCAAAAGGGAATGATCCTTGATTGG GTTAGAACCTTATTTGAGGAGAAGCGGCTGGAAGTGCTAGTCGATAGGGATCTTAGGGGATGTTTTGATCCAGTAGAGTTAGAGAAAGCAGTGGAGTTGTCTTTACAATGTGCTCAGTCGCTTCCCACTTTGCGGCCAAAGATGTCAGAAGCTTTAAAGATTCTAGAAGGTCTGGTAGGGCAGTCAGTGAGGCCAGAGGAGTCACAAGGGGGAACTAACCTATATGATGAAAGAACTTGCAGTTTCTCACAAAATTATAGTGATGTTCATGAAGAACCTTCCTTTATTATTGAAGCCATTGAGCTTTCTGGACCTCGGTGA
- the BIN2 gene encoding shaggy-related protein kinase eta isoform X1: MAEDKEMSSSVTNGDDSLTGHIISTTIGGKNGEPKQTISYMAERVVGTGSFGIVFQAKCLETGEAVAIKKVLQDRRYKNRELQLMRVLDHPNVISLKHCFFSTTSTDELFLNLVMEYVPESMYRVIKHYTNANQRMPIIYVKLYMYQIFRGLAYIHTVPKVCHRDLKPQNILVDPLTHQVKLCDFGSAKVLVKGEANISYICSRFYRAPELIFGATEYTSSIDIWSAGCVLAELLLGQPLFPGENAVDQLVHIIKVLGTPTREEVRCMNPNYNDFRFPQIKAHPWHKIFHKKMPPEAIDLASRLLQYSPSLRCTALEACAHPFFDELREPNARLPNGRPFPPLFNFKQELSEASPELVNKVIPDHMKRQIGLQFVRPAGS; encoded by the exons ATGGCTGAGGATAAG GAGATGTCTTCCTCTGTCACCAATGGCGATGATTCTCTCACTGGCCACATCATATCTACAACTATTGGAGGCAAAAATGGGGAACCCAAACAG ACTATTAGTTACATGGCTGAACGGGTTGTAGGAACTGGATCATTTGGAATTGTTTTCCAG GCAAAATGTTTGGAAACTGGGGAAGCAGTGGCCATTAAAAAGGTTTTACAAGACAGAAGATACAAGAATCGTGAACTACAGTTAATGCGTGTTTTGGATCATCCAAATGTCATCTCTCTGAAGCATTGTTTCTTTTCAACTACAAGTACAGATGAgctttttcttaatttggtgATGGAATATGTTCCAGAGTCCATGTATAGAGTCATTAAGCACTATACCAATGCTAATCAAAGAATGCCAATCATCTATGTAAAACTTTACATGTACCAG ATTTTCAGGGGATTGGCTTATATCCACACTGTTCCCAAAGTTTGCCACAGAGACTTGAAGCCTCAAAATATACTG GTGGATCCTCTTACACACCAAGTGAAGCTATGTGATTTTGGAAGTGCAAAAGTTCTA GTAAAAGGTGAAGCTAATATATCATACATATGTTCACGATTCTATCGCGCTCCAGAACTTATATTTGGCGCCACAGAGTATACAAGTTCAATTGATATTTGGTCAGCTGGCTGTGTCCTTGCTGAACTTCTTTTGGGCCAG CCATTATTCCCTGGCGAAAATGCAGTAGACCAGCTTGTACATATTATAAAG GTGCTTGGCACACCCACTCGAGAGGAAGTACGCTGTATGAATCCCAATTACAATGACTTTAGGTTTCCACAGATAAAAGCACACCCATGGCACAAG ATATTCCACAAAAAGATGCCTCCAGAAGCAATTGATCTTGCATCCCGGCTTTTGCAATACTCCCCAAGTCTCCGATGCACTGCG CTTGAAGCATGTGCACATCCTTTCTTTGATGAACTTCGAGAACCCAATGCTCGCCTGCCAAATGGTCGTCCATTTCCTCCTTTATTTAACTTCAAGCAGGAA TTATCCGAAGCTTCTCCAGAGCTTGTGAACAAAGTGATACCTGACCACATGAAGCGGCAAATAGGGCTGCAATTTGTTCGTCCGGCAGGATCATGA
- the LOC102668208 gene encoding uncharacterized protein — MDQNRSEGRGEVLGPVHEGVVVVIDAVDGSSLGGRVSISGEAGTSGEVGKDLGSDKELKEVLEEVKGKDKHDQENISDNKLLGVDQGTSYNSNHLVNQVVIETVVVIESVQTEYVNGDNRKLEAKVDESGLSLVSMKAQEGVSETDKDSCVIDIKSGSCKKVYENSEGERVCRICHLTSVQSLDETTVGTASSAKSADLIQLGCACKDELGIAHAHCAEAWFKLKGNRSCEICGETAENVFGVTNYGFMEKWNERRFMDDDGNSSHRFGGCWRGQPFCNFLMACLVIAFVLPWFFRVNMF, encoded by the exons ATGGATCAAAACAGAAGCGAGGGAAGAGGTGAGGTATTGGGTCCGGTTCATGAAGGAGTTGTAGTTGTTATTGATGCAGTAGATGGGAGCAGCTTGGGTGGAAGAGTTAGTATAAGTGGAGAAGCTGGAACTTCAGGAGAGGTTGGCAAGGATTTGGGATCTGATAAGGAGCTAAAGGAGGTGCTTGAGGAAGTTAAGGGTAAGGACAAGCATGATCAAGAAAATATCAGTGATAATAAATTGCTTGGTGTTGATCAGGGAACTAGTTATAATTCAAACCATTTGGTTAATCAGGTAGTGATTGAAACTGTCGTTGTAATTGAGTCTGTTCAGACTGAGTATGTCAATGGAGATAATAGGAAATTGGAAGCAAAAGTTGATGAATCAGGGTTGAGCTTGGTATCCATGAAAGCACAAGAAGGGGTGTCTGAAACTGATAAAGATTCATGTGTGATTGATATAAAGAGCGGCAGCTGCAAAAAGGTTTATGAGAATTCCGAAGGTGAAAGGGTTTGCAGGATTTGCCATCTGACTTCCGTGCAATCGTTGGATGAAACAACTGTTGGCACTGCTAGTAGTGCTAAAAGTGCAGATTTGATTCAGCTTGGTTGTGCATGTAAAGATGAGCTAGGCATTGCACATGCTCATTGTGCTGAGGCGTGGTTCAAGCTTAAGGGAAACAG GTCATGTGAAATATGTGGTGAGACTGCAGAAAATGTTTTTGGTGTTACTAATTATGGATTTATGGAAAAGTGGAATGAAAGAAGATTCATGGACGACGATGGCAACTCATCCCACAGGTTTGGCGGATGCTGGCGAGGACAACCATTTTGTAACTTCTTGATGGCATGCCTTGTAATAGCATTTGTTCTGCCATGGTTTTTCCGTGTAAATATGTTCTAG
- the BIN2 gene encoding shaggy-related protein kinase eta isoform X2 produces the protein MSSSVTNGDDSLTGHIISTTIGGKNGEPKQTISYMAERVVGTGSFGIVFQAKCLETGEAVAIKKVLQDRRYKNRELQLMRVLDHPNVISLKHCFFSTTSTDELFLNLVMEYVPESMYRVIKHYTNANQRMPIIYVKLYMYQIFRGLAYIHTVPKVCHRDLKPQNILVDPLTHQVKLCDFGSAKVLVKGEANISYICSRFYRAPELIFGATEYTSSIDIWSAGCVLAELLLGQPLFPGENAVDQLVHIIKVLGTPTREEVRCMNPNYNDFRFPQIKAHPWHKIFHKKMPPEAIDLASRLLQYSPSLRCTALEACAHPFFDELREPNARLPNGRPFPPLFNFKQELSEASPELVNKVIPDHMKRQIGLQFVRPAGS, from the exons ATGTCTTCCTCTGTCACCAATGGCGATGATTCTCTCACTGGCCACATCATATCTACAACTATTGGAGGCAAAAATGGGGAACCCAAACAG ACTATTAGTTACATGGCTGAACGGGTTGTAGGAACTGGATCATTTGGAATTGTTTTCCAG GCAAAATGTTTGGAAACTGGGGAAGCAGTGGCCATTAAAAAGGTTTTACAAGACAGAAGATACAAGAATCGTGAACTACAGTTAATGCGTGTTTTGGATCATCCAAATGTCATCTCTCTGAAGCATTGTTTCTTTTCAACTACAAGTACAGATGAgctttttcttaatttggtgATGGAATATGTTCCAGAGTCCATGTATAGAGTCATTAAGCACTATACCAATGCTAATCAAAGAATGCCAATCATCTATGTAAAACTTTACATGTACCAG ATTTTCAGGGGATTGGCTTATATCCACACTGTTCCCAAAGTTTGCCACAGAGACTTGAAGCCTCAAAATATACTG GTGGATCCTCTTACACACCAAGTGAAGCTATGTGATTTTGGAAGTGCAAAAGTTCTA GTAAAAGGTGAAGCTAATATATCATACATATGTTCACGATTCTATCGCGCTCCAGAACTTATATTTGGCGCCACAGAGTATACAAGTTCAATTGATATTTGGTCAGCTGGCTGTGTCCTTGCTGAACTTCTTTTGGGCCAG CCATTATTCCCTGGCGAAAATGCAGTAGACCAGCTTGTACATATTATAAAG GTGCTTGGCACACCCACTCGAGAGGAAGTACGCTGTATGAATCCCAATTACAATGACTTTAGGTTTCCACAGATAAAAGCACACCCATGGCACAAG ATATTCCACAAAAAGATGCCTCCAGAAGCAATTGATCTTGCATCCCGGCTTTTGCAATACTCCCCAAGTCTCCGATGCACTGCG CTTGAAGCATGTGCACATCCTTTCTTTGATGAACTTCGAGAACCCAATGCTCGCCTGCCAAATGGTCGTCCATTTCCTCCTTTATTTAACTTCAAGCAGGAA TTATCCGAAGCTTCTCCAGAGCTTGTGAACAAAGTGATACCTGACCACATGAAGCGGCAAATAGGGCTGCAATTTGTTCGTCCGGCAGGATCATGA
- the LOC100810610 gene encoding probable LRR receptor-like serine/threonine-protein kinase At5g45780 isoform X1, with amino-acid sequence MEDVKVVAWLISLFLWNWVLVVDGTDSLLSPKGVNYEVAALMSMKSKMNDELHVMDGWDINSVDPCTWNMVGCSAEGYVISLEMASAGLSGTISSGIGNLSHLKTLLLQNNQLSGPIPTEIGRLLELQTLDLSGNQLDGEIPNSLGFLTHLSYLRLSKNKLSGQIPQLVANLTGLSFLDLSFNNLSGPTPKILAKGYSISGNNFLCTSSSQICMGFSKPVNDSIADTGSSQTSGSHHQRVLAVVIGFSCAFVISLVLLVFWLHWYRSHILYTSYVEQDCEFDIGHLKRFSFRELQIATGNFNSKNILGQGGFGVVYKGCLANKMLVAVKRLKDPNYTGEVQFQTEVEMIGLAVHRNLLRLYGFCMTPDERLLVYPYMPNGSVADRLRETCRERPSLDWNRRMRVALGAARGLLYLHEQCNPKIIHRDVKAANILLDESFEAVVGDFGLAKLLDQRDSHVTTAVRGTVGHIAPEYLSTGQSSEKTDVFGFGILLLELITGHRALDAGNAQVQKGMILDWVRTLFEEKRLEVLVDRDLRGCFDPVELEKAVELSLQCAQSLPTLRPKMSEALKILEGLVGQSVRPEESQGGTNLYDERTCSFSQNYSDVHEEPSFIIEAIELSGPR; translated from the exons ATGGAAGATGTCAAAGTTGTTGCTTGGCTCATTTCACTTTTTCTGTGGAATTGGGTGCTTGTTGTTGATGGCACTGATagccttctctctccaaagggTGTCAACTATGAAG TGGCCGCTTTGATGTCCATGAAGAGTAAAATGAATGATGAGTTGCATGTCATGGATGGTTGGGATATTAATTCGGTTGATCCTTGTACTTGGAACATGGTTGGTTGCTCTGCCGAAGGTTATGTTATTTCCCT GGAAATGGCCAGTGCGGGTTTATCTGGAACGATTTCCTCAGGAATTGGAAATTTGAGCCATCTCAAAACATT GTTATTGCAGAACAATCAGTTATCTGGTCCTATCCCGACTGAGATAGGGAGGTTGTTAGAGCTTCAAACCCTTGACCTTTCTGGTAACCAGCTTGATGGAGAAATTCCtaattctttgggctttttgacTCATCTTAGTTACTT GCGGCTCAGCAAAAATAAACTATCTGGACAGATTCCTCAGCTTGTTGCTAATCTCACAGGCCTTTCATTCTT GGATTTGTCATTCAATAATCTCAGTGGTCCCACTCCAAAAATTTTAGCAAAAGGTTATAG TATTTCAGGAAACAATTTCCTCTGCACCTCTTCCTCACAAATTTGTATGGGCTTTTCAAAACCAGTAAATG ATTCAATTGCAGATACAGGGTCATCTCAGACGAGTGGCAGTCATCACCAAAGGGTGCTTGCTGTTGTTATTGGCTTTAGTTGCGCATTTGTAATTTCATTGGTGCTTCTTGTCTTTTGGTTGCATTGGTACAGATCACACATCCTCTACACATCTTATG TGGAGCAAGATTGTGAATTTGATATTGGCCATTTGAAGAGGTTCTCCTTCCGGGAATTGCAAATTGCTActggaaatttcaattcaaaaaatatCCTAGGACAAGGTGGTTTTGGTGTTGTCTACAAAGGATGCCTTGCAAACAAAATGTTGGTGGCAGTAAAGAGGCTGAAAGATCCCAATTACACTGGAGAAGTGCAGTTTCAAACGGAAGTTGAGATGATTGGCTTGGCTGTGCATCGGAACCTCTTGCGTCTTTATGGATTCTGTATGACACCAGATGAAAGGTTACTTGTTTATCCTTACATGCCCAACGGCAGTGTTGCTGATCGCTTGAGAG AGACTTGCCGTGAAAGGCCATCGTTGGACTGGAACAGGAGGATGCGTGTTGCTCTTGGGGCTGCGCGTGGGCTCCTATATTTGCATGAACAATGCAATCCAAAAATAATCCACAGGGATGTTAAGGCTGCAAACATTTTGTTAGATGAAAGTTTTGAAGCTGTGGTGGGGGATTTTGGTCTTGCTAAGCTCTTAGATCAAAGGGATTCACATGTAACTACTGCAGTGCGGGGTACTGTAGGGCACATTGCCCCAGAATATCTCTCAACTGGACAGTCTTCTGAAAAAACAGATGTTTTTGGATTTGGCATATTACTTTTGGAGCTCATAACAGGACACAGGGCACTGGATGCTGGAAATGCTCAGGTCCAAAAGGGAATGATCCTTGATTGG GTTAGAACCTTATTTGAGGAGAAGCGGCTGGAAGTGCTAGTCGATAGGGATCTTAGGGGATGTTTTGATCCAGTAGAGTTAGAGAAAGCAGTGGAGTTGTCTTTACAATGTGCTCAGTCGCTTCCCACTTTGCGGCCAAAGATGTCAGAAGCTTTAAAGATTCTAGAAGGTCTGGTAGGGCAGTCAGTGAGGCCAGAGGAGTCACAAGGGGGAACTAACCTATATGATGAAAGAACTTGCAGTTTCTCACAAAATTATAGTGATGTTCATGAAGAACCTTCCTTTATTATTGAAGCCATTGAGCTTTCTGGACCTCGGTGA